A portion of the Halodesulfovibrio sp. MK-HDV genome contains these proteins:
- the ligA gene encoding NAD-dependent DNA ligase LigA, with the protein MSDSTTLSHNEAQERVLQLRKELEHHSYMYYVQDAPEITDAEYDVLFRELKGLEEAYPELLTSDSPTMKVGGEVLPSLQSQDHSLQLYSLDNAFNGEDFIAFVERIKRQQPDADLSFWIDPKMDGLAMEIIYENGSFTAALTRGDGTTGEVVTHTVRTIKNVPLRLRGKNVPTRLEVRGEVVIRRDAFSKLNETQRKYGKKVFANPRNAAAGSVRQLDSSVAAARPLMFLAYGIGIVEWEDNGQEWTTQQAIINGLSDLGFTVPQDAQLCESPEDVNALFEQLGEKRDTLPFEIDGMVAKLNDLELQTALGFTARFPRWAIAFKFPAQQAVTRLEEITIQVGRTGVLTPVAVLDPVEVGGVVVSRATLHNEDEIQAKGLMEGDMVIVQRAGDVIPEVVRALVEKRDGSEKEFTFPKECPVCHTDVVREEGEAAWRCINVTCPAVVKRSVSHFVSKAGLDIQGVGKSWVEKLVDKGMVKHPVDLFEIKRLDLMQFEGMGPVSAQKFVTALADIKKSAPLSRFICALGIRHVGEQTGKVLAKTYKDLDALALANVTELQELPDVGAEIAESIVDFFDNEANKAMLERFKAIGLDPKQEETVAIDEGHPFAGKTVVFTGSLTTKRADAKEMAESVGAKVVGSVSKKLDYLVAGEKAGSKLAKAEQLGIIILTEDEFLAMYKSESSIQTVDSNAVAAADETPSSITDPSQDTANDSVADKEEREDVAAELAVITEVVSSEESVAEENTVEPVKEEPSQEKEDTEKKDETKKKKQSANSSEQHSLFG; encoded by the coding sequence CTCCGACTATGAAGGTTGGCGGAGAGGTGCTCCCAAGCTTACAGTCTCAAGATCATAGCTTACAACTGTACAGTCTGGATAACGCATTCAACGGAGAGGATTTCATTGCGTTTGTAGAGCGCATTAAGCGTCAGCAACCAGATGCAGATTTGTCCTTTTGGATTGATCCCAAGATGGATGGACTCGCTATGGAGATTATTTATGAAAATGGCTCCTTTACTGCTGCGTTAACTCGAGGCGATGGAACAACAGGTGAGGTTGTAACTCATACAGTGCGTACTATTAAGAACGTACCATTACGTCTGCGCGGAAAAAACGTCCCAACCCGTCTGGAAGTTCGTGGTGAAGTAGTTATCAGACGAGACGCATTTTCTAAACTGAATGAGACTCAGCGTAAGTACGGTAAGAAGGTTTTTGCTAATCCGCGTAACGCTGCGGCGGGGTCTGTTCGTCAGTTGGACTCATCTGTAGCTGCTGCTCGTCCTCTAATGTTCCTTGCTTATGGAATAGGCATTGTGGAATGGGAGGATAATGGACAGGAGTGGACTACACAACAAGCAATCATTAATGGATTGTCTGACCTTGGTTTTACTGTACCGCAGGATGCACAGCTTTGTGAAAGCCCAGAAGATGTAAACGCCTTGTTTGAACAGTTAGGTGAGAAACGTGACACACTACCATTCGAAATTGACGGTATGGTCGCAAAGCTGAATGATCTTGAGTTGCAAACAGCACTTGGGTTTACAGCAAGGTTCCCTCGTTGGGCAATCGCATTTAAGTTTCCTGCACAGCAAGCTGTTACCAGATTGGAAGAGATTACCATTCAGGTTGGTCGTACAGGCGTATTAACACCTGTTGCTGTTCTAGATCCCGTTGAGGTGGGTGGTGTTGTCGTATCACGTGCAACACTTCATAACGAAGACGAGATTCAGGCAAAGGGACTTATGGAAGGGGATATGGTTATCGTTCAGCGTGCTGGCGATGTTATCCCTGAAGTCGTTCGCGCTTTGGTAGAAAAACGTGACGGCTCAGAAAAAGAATTTACGTTTCCAAAAGAATGTCCTGTTTGTCATACCGATGTAGTACGTGAAGAGGGCGAGGCTGCATGGCGTTGTATTAACGTCACATGCCCAGCTGTTGTTAAGCGTTCTGTTTCACACTTTGTGTCTAAAGCTGGTTTAGATATTCAAGGTGTAGGTAAGAGCTGGGTAGAGAAGCTTGTAGACAAGGGGATGGTTAAACACCCTGTTGATCTATTTGAAATAAAGCGTCTTGACCTTATGCAGTTTGAAGGCATGGGGCCGGTTTCTGCTCAAAAGTTTGTAACCGCGCTTGCAGATATTAAAAAGTCAGCTCCCTTGTCCCGTTTTATCTGTGCATTAGGTATTCGACACGTTGGTGAGCAGACAGGGAAGGTCCTGGCAAAGACCTATAAAGATTTAGATGCACTTGCGCTTGCAAACGTAACAGAACTTCAAGAGCTTCCTGACGTCGGGGCAGAAATTGCTGAGTCTATAGTCGACTTCTTCGATAACGAAGCCAACAAGGCTATGCTGGAGCGTTTTAAAGCCATTGGGCTAGATCCTAAGCAAGAGGAAACTGTCGCAATCGATGAAGGCCATCCCTTTGCAGGTAAAACTGTTGTCTTTACCGGTTCACTTACAACAAAGCGTGCTGATGCTAAAGAAATGGCGGAAAGCGTGGGGGCAAAGGTTGTAGGAAGTGTTTCTAAAAAGCTTGATTATCTAGTCGCAGGTGAAAAAGCTGGAAGTAAGCTTGCAAAGGCAGAGCAACTCGGGATAATAATTTTGACGGAAGATGAATTCTTAGCAATGTATAAGAGTGAGTCTTCAATTCAGACTGTGGATTCTAATGCTGTGGCGGCAGCAGATGAGACCCCTTCAAGTATCACAGACCCATCACAGGATACTGCGAATGATTCTGTTGCAGATAAAGAAGAGAGAGAAGACGTTGCGGCGGAGCTCGCCGTTATAACAGAAGTTGTTTCTTCAGAAGAATCTGTAGCAGAAGAGAATACTGTAGAACCTGTGAAGGAAGAACCTTCTCAAGAGAAGGAAGATACAGAGAAGAAGGATGAAACAAAAAAGAAAAAACAGTCAGCAAATTCATCAGAGCAACATAGCCTGTTTGGATAA
- the dapB gene encoding 4-hydroxy-tetrahydrodipicolinate reductase codes for MSVSIVVMGANGRMGTTIARMAQDSDKYELAAVVERKGHEGRLDFWGCEVSNDLDDVLGKLDKAVVIDFTIPISSLENAKIAAKHNTPIVMGTTGFTNEERAQLEELAKTSPMFWAPNTSVGVYALTQILPELIKILGEDYDLEMVELHHNKKKDSPSGTAMRLAECLAEAKKWDLDEVANYHREGMIGERPKEEIGIQTIRGGDVVGVHTVYAMGPGERIEVTHHAHSRETFAAGALRAAYWLAGREAGKLYSMSDII; via the coding sequence ATGAGCGTATCTATAGTTGTAATGGGTGCTAATGGTCGTATGGGTACAACAATTGCGCGAATGGCGCAGGATAGCGACAAGTACGAACTTGCAGCTGTTGTTGAACGTAAAGGACACGAAGGCCGTCTTGATTTTTGGGGCTGTGAAGTTTCAAATGATCTGGATGATGTTCTTGGCAAACTTGATAAGGCCGTTGTTATCGATTTTACTATTCCTATTTCAAGTTTGGAAAATGCTAAGATTGCGGCAAAACATAACACTCCGATTGTAATGGGTACTACTGGCTTTACTAACGAAGAGCGTGCGCAACTTGAAGAGTTGGCTAAAACATCTCCTATGTTTTGGGCACCAAATACAAGTGTAGGCGTATATGCTCTTACTCAAATTTTGCCTGAACTTATCAAAATTCTCGGTGAAGACTACGATCTTGAAATGGTTGAATTACACCATAACAAGAAAAAGGACTCTCCAAGCGGCACGGCTATGCGTCTTGCAGAATGCCTTGCAGAAGCTAAAAAATGGGATCTTGATGAAGTTGCCAACTACCATCGTGAAGGTATGATTGGCGAACGTCCTAAAGAAGAAATCGGTATTCAGACAATTCGCGGCGGTGACGTTGTGGGTGTGCATACTGTGTACGCAATGGGCCCGGGAGAACGCATCGAAGTTACACATCATGCGCATTCTCGTGAAACCTTTGCGGCGGGTGCACTTCGTGCTGCTTACTGGCTTGCAGGACGTGAGGCAGGAAAACTTTATTCTATGTCGGATATTATCTAA
- a CDS encoding NAD+ synthase, whose amino-acid sequence MKVALLQLNPVVGDVSGNINKIAEAVKKAAKDGAQLCVTPELSVCGYPPRDLLLRQDFIDGCQESLSALAVELKDMPPTLVGVPIHNPDSVGKPVFNAAALLANGTYSIVAHKTLLPTYDVFDENRYFEQGKLRGLVTINGRKVGVTICEDIWNDKSYWKNRRQYTQDPLGALVEDGADLIINLSASPFTLGKQFVREQMLSSMVCHYEIPFLYVNQVGGNDDLIFAGKSLAYASDGTLIGKGNSFEEDIILVDFEAKSGRVAHEDARDEAQAWQALVLGTRDYVQKCGFKKVVLGLSGGVDSALTAAVAAEALGSENVIGVLMPSPYSSQGSIDDSLDLAKRLGIHTETIEIEPMLTAFLGSLNPVFDGADTDVTEENLQARIRGNLLMAMSNKFGALLLTTGNKSELAVGYCTIYGDMAGGLAVIADVPKTLVWKVCRWANENCGEKIPVEIIDKAPSAELRPDQKDSDSLPEYEELDAILRKYIDERLGKEAIISQGHAREDVERVLWLVKISEFKRRQAAPGLRITDRAFGTGWRMPVASRVNLP is encoded by the coding sequence ATGAAAGTAGCGCTTCTTCAGCTGAACCCTGTTGTGGGTGATGTTTCTGGCAATATTAATAAGATTGCCGAAGCAGTAAAAAAAGCTGCAAAAGACGGAGCACAGCTTTGTGTGACTCCTGAATTATCTGTATGCGGGTATCCTCCACGCGATTTGTTATTGCGTCAGGATTTTATTGACGGCTGTCAGGAATCTCTCAGCGCACTCGCTGTAGAGTTGAAAGATATGCCTCCTACCTTAGTCGGTGTGCCTATTCATAATCCGGATAGTGTAGGCAAACCTGTGTTTAACGCTGCCGCTTTGTTGGCAAATGGAACATACTCCATTGTAGCGCATAAAACATTGCTTCCTACCTATGATGTTTTTGACGAAAACAGATATTTTGAGCAGGGAAAGCTACGCGGTCTTGTGACCATTAATGGACGTAAAGTCGGCGTAACAATCTGCGAAGATATTTGGAACGACAAGTCCTATTGGAAGAACCGCAGGCAGTATACGCAAGACCCGCTCGGGGCACTTGTTGAAGACGGCGCAGACCTCATTATTAACCTTTCTGCATCACCATTTACGCTCGGCAAGCAGTTTGTGCGTGAGCAGATGCTTTCATCTATGGTTTGTCATTACGAGATTCCGTTCTTGTATGTTAACCAGGTTGGCGGCAATGATGACCTTATCTTTGCAGGCAAAAGTCTTGCTTACGCTTCTGATGGTACACTCATTGGCAAAGGCAACTCTTTTGAAGAAGACATCATTCTTGTAGACTTCGAGGCCAAATCGGGTCGAGTTGCGCATGAAGATGCTCGAGACGAAGCACAGGCATGGCAAGCACTGGTTCTTGGAACCCGTGACTACGTGCAGAAGTGTGGCTTTAAGAAAGTCGTGCTTGGTCTGTCCGGAGGAGTCGATTCTGCTTTAACGGCGGCCGTTGCGGCGGAGGCTCTCGGTTCTGAAAATGTTATCGGCGTGCTCATGCCGTCACCATATTCCAGTCAGGGCAGCATTGACGACTCTCTTGATCTAGCAAAGCGTCTTGGAATCCACACAGAGACAATTGAAATTGAACCAATGCTTACAGCGTTTCTTGGTTCCCTTAATCCTGTCTTTGATGGCGCAGATACAGATGTGACTGAAGAAAACCTTCAGGCTCGTATTCGCGGTAATCTACTTATGGCAATGTCTAATAAGTTTGGTGCATTGCTTCTTACTACGGGTAACAAGTCTGAATTGGCAGTAGGTTACTGCACTATCTATGGTGACATGGCTGGTGGTTTAGCTGTTATTGCAGATGTGCCAAAGACGCTTGTGTGGAAAGTTTGCCGTTGGGCAAATGAGAACTGCGGCGAAAAAATTCCTGTTGAGATCATCGATAAAGCTCCGTCTGCTGAATTGCGTCCGGATCAGAAAGATTCTGACTCTTTGCCGGAATACGAAGAGCTTGATGCTATTCTCCGTAAGTACATTGATGAGCGTTTGGGAAAAGAAGCGATCATTTCGCAGGGACATGCTCGGGAAGATGTTGAGCGAGTTTTGTGGCTTGTAAAGATTTCTGAATTCAAGCGCAGACAGGCTGCTCCGGGTTTACGCATTACTGACCGAGCTTTTGGTACAGGTTGGAGAATGCCGGTTGCGAGCCGCGTTAACCTTCCGTAG
- a CDS encoding molybdopterin-dependent oxidoreductase, translating into MERISACTLDCPDGCSTIVTTDEHGNHSIKGNPAHPITQGYTCKKGKHALARINAPDRITTPLMRSGSTFVPVSWDKALTTIVDKISTLRNTPDRMLHVRGYGFHGVLADTSRYLFGQLGASGTRGALCDNAIMESCILDFGALDQNSHTELLNADCIVNWGRDVLRSSIHTATLLKDARNKGCKIVSISPASPEEGMRIHVSDLHIQIRPGTDRHLAAAVIRRLANEGIPDNILNRTSNSSTFVRFIKTLDERHLLDACGVSSTELSTLVEIYGKENFAVSSIIGWGLQRYIYGGENVRYINALCMLSGNVGQKGAGSYGGVSTGRNFDSSWRSGSKTSRKLLTPKLADEILDANDIEFLWCDGTNAINQTPEATKMTQAFSTIDMVVVVDAFMNDTAKRADIILPCALIYEREDVLGSYFHNYIQYSAKVFEPKGEARADYDIARDLANRLSIPFPEIDNILAQALDTKEVTNLTKNPLEKIRQQGFLPTDRPAVAFKNLQFGHPDGKYCLPESALHDEPEIDTDFPLSLLSLINKDYEHSQIPAEEQQEQLKAYVHPATLKQYRIEPDGQAHIVSSIGKLLVQAVADTSVHQEAIIVRRGGWMMFNRCANTIVEAHVTDIGENAAYYSQRVRLEVSE; encoded by the coding sequence ATGGAACGTATTTCTGCATGCACGTTGGACTGTCCTGACGGTTGCTCTACAATTGTTACAACCGACGAGCATGGTAATCATTCGATCAAAGGCAACCCTGCACACCCAATAACACAGGGGTACACCTGCAAAAAGGGTAAGCACGCCCTTGCGCGCATAAACGCACCAGACCGCATCACAACCCCTCTTATGCGCAGTGGGTCAACCTTTGTTCCTGTATCATGGGATAAAGCTCTCACAACAATTGTTGATAAAATTTCTACGCTAAGAAACACTCCTGATCGCATGCTTCATGTGCGCGGCTACGGATTCCATGGAGTGCTCGCAGACACAAGTCGCTATCTATTCGGGCAGCTCGGTGCCTCTGGAACCCGAGGAGCACTATGTGACAACGCAATTATGGAATCATGTATTCTTGATTTTGGCGCTCTCGATCAGAATAGTCACACAGAGCTTCTCAATGCCGACTGTATCGTAAACTGGGGACGAGATGTCCTGCGTTCGTCTATCCACACTGCGACACTCTTGAAAGATGCACGAAACAAAGGCTGTAAAATAGTCAGCATCTCCCCTGCTTCTCCTGAAGAAGGTATGCGAATACATGTCAGCGACCTACATATTCAAATTAGACCGGGTACTGACCGCCACCTTGCTGCTGCGGTCATCAGGCGCCTCGCAAACGAAGGAATCCCTGACAACATCCTTAATCGCACTTCAAACAGTTCAACGTTTGTTCGTTTCATCAAAACACTCGATGAGCGACACCTGCTGGACGCATGTGGGGTTAGTTCAACTGAACTTTCCACTCTTGTCGAAATTTACGGCAAAGAGAACTTTGCTGTTTCCAGTATCATAGGATGGGGTCTACAACGCTATATCTATGGTGGAGAAAATGTCCGCTATATTAACGCCCTTTGCATGCTCTCAGGTAACGTTGGGCAAAAAGGTGCCGGTAGTTACGGAGGAGTCAGTACAGGCAGAAACTTTGACTCAAGCTGGCGTTCCGGCAGCAAAACCTCGCGTAAATTACTTACTCCAAAGCTTGCTGATGAGATTTTAGATGCCAATGACATAGAATTTCTCTGGTGTGACGGCACAAACGCCATCAACCAGACACCGGAAGCAACAAAGATGACACAAGCGTTCAGTACAATCGACATGGTTGTCGTTGTGGATGCTTTTATGAACGACACCGCAAAACGTGCGGACATAATCCTGCCCTGCGCACTTATCTATGAGCGAGAAGATGTTCTCGGCTCTTACTTCCACAACTATATTCAATATAGTGCCAAAGTATTCGAACCGAAGGGAGAAGCACGTGCGGATTATGACATCGCCAGAGATTTGGCAAATCGCCTATCTATTCCGTTTCCTGAGATAGATAATATTCTGGCACAAGCACTGGATACAAAAGAAGTTACTAATCTTACAAAAAATCCGCTTGAAAAGATCCGGCAACAAGGATTTCTTCCAACAGACAGACCGGCAGTAGCCTTTAAAAACCTGCAATTCGGTCATCCAGACGGAAAATATTGTTTACCTGAGTCTGCATTACATGACGAGCCAGAAATAGACACAGACTTTCCTCTCTCATTGCTGTCCCTCATTAATAAAGACTATGAGCATTCACAGATTCCGGCAGAGGAACAGCAAGAGCAGTTAAAAGCGTATGTACATCCTGCGACCCTTAAGCAATATAGAATTGAGCCGGATGGACAGGCACACATAGTATCCTCCATCGGCAAGCTACTAGTACAGGCTGTAGCTGACACTTCAGTACACCAAGAAGCAATTATCGTACGCCGTGGTGGTTGGATGATGTTCAACCGATGCGCCAACACTATTGTCGAAGCCCACGTAACCGACATTGGTGAAAACGCCGCATATTACAGCCAGCGAGTTCGATTAGAAGTTAGTGAATAA
- a CDS encoding ACT domain-containing protein produces the protein MKVEQISVFLENKAGRLAEVTNTLATNGINIRALSLADTTDFGILRLIVDNSEKAKSVLKDKGFTVGKTNVVAVEVEDKPGGLNHILDTLGNNGINVEYMYAFVMPGSTNATLIFRFDKTDQAVEILSENNIPIIPGTKLHAQ, from the coding sequence ATGAAAGTAGAACAAATATCCGTTTTTCTGGAAAACAAGGCCGGACGCCTTGCAGAAGTAACTAACACATTGGCAACGAATGGTATCAACATTCGAGCCCTTTCGCTCGCGGACACAACGGACTTTGGAATTTTGCGCCTTATCGTAGATAATAGTGAAAAGGCAAAGTCCGTATTAAAAGATAAAGGCTTCACTGTTGGCAAAACCAATGTTGTTGCAGTGGAAGTTGAAGACAAGCCGGGCGGATTAAACCACATCCTTGATACTCTTGGTAACAATGGTATCAACGTTGAATACATGTACGCTTTTGTTATGCCAGGCAGTACAAACGCAACTTTGATTTTCCGCTTTGACAAAACAGATCAAGCCGTTGAAATTTTATCTGAGAATAATATTCCTATCATTCCGGGTACAAAATTGCACGCTCAATAG